Sequence from the Brevundimonas diminuta genome:
CTTCACGATAATGATGGCCGCCGTATCCAGGATGGCTTCGGGCGTATCGGCCCGCCGCAACAGATCGAAACTGGCCGCCGTCGATTCCGCGATGGAGGCGATCTGGTACGAGGCGAGCCGCGGATTATAGTCCCTGGGATGCAGGCCGCTGGCGTGGGCCTGGGCCACACGGCGTTCGATCGACAAGTGCAGCCGGCGCAAACGGCGCACCCGGCTTTCGACGAAGGCGGCGTCGCCATTGTCGGCCAGCATATGTTCGACACGCAGCACCTGACCGTGGCTGCGCCAGATGGACATCACATCCAGAATGAAGGCGCGCGCGATGACGAAGGCCTTGTCGCCCGGCCAGTCGGCCTGGAAATGCGCCGCCAGCCCCTGAAAATCCGTCGCGGCGACCTCGCACAACGCCAGAACAGGTTCTTCGACCGTCTTGAAATAGGTGTAGAAGTTGGAAGGCGATACACCGGCGGCCAAGGCCAGATCGGCGACGCGGATTTCACCGTAATGCCGCTCGTTCAACAGGCGTTGGGTCGCGTCCAGAATCGCCTGGCGGGTTCTGCCGCCTCGCGCACCGATCTTGTGGCCCAGCTTGTTGGTGGTGTCGGCCATGTCCCCGATGGTCGAAAGGCGTGGTGCCGGCTGCAGGAATCGAACCCGCGACATCCAGTTTACAAAACTGGCGCTCTACCAACTGAGCTAAGCCGGCCCGCACGGGCGGTGAGCGGCCCTTATGTCCAGCCTCGCGTCCGGACGCAAGGCGCCAGAGCAGGCTTGCGAAAAATCCGACGTCTGACGCCGAAAACAAGCTGAGGTTTGACTACGGTAACCGGTGTCTTTTTGCAGCCCATGTTGTAGGTTTGTTGGATCAAGATCGAGAGGCGAACCAAGCCTCCGCCACGAGGCCATGAGGAACGCTATGGTTCATCCGCTCAAACTGAACCCCGATCGCCTGTTTCCGGCGGACGCCGACACCCGGGCGATCGCGCGTCGTCTGTATGGTGAGATCAAGGGGCTGCCGATCATCAGCCCGCATGGCCATACGGACCCGAGCTGGTTTGCGTTGAACGAACCCTTCGCCAATCCGGCCGAACTTCTGATCACGCCCGACCACTATGTCTTTCGCATGCTGCACTCGCAGGGCATGGCGATGGAGGATCTGGGCGTGCCGCGCGCCGATGGCGGGCCGGTCGAGACCGATCCGCGCAAAATCTGGCGGCGCTTCGCCGAGAACTATCACCTGTTCCGGGGGACGCCTTCGCGGATGTGGCACGACTGGGTCTATGCCGAGGCCTTCGGCATCGACGTGCGCCTGTCGGCCGAGACGGCGGATCACTATTACCACCTGATCGATGCGGCCCTGAAGACCGACGCCTTCAGGCCGCGCGCCCTGTTCGATCGCTACAATATCGAGGTCCTGACCACGACCGAGAGCCCGCTGGACACGCTGGAGCATCACAGGACCATCGCAGCCTCGGGCTGGAAGGGACGGGTGCTGACCGCCTATCGTCCGGATCCGGTTCTGGATCCCGAATATGAAGGCTTCCGCGACAATCTGAAAATCCTGGCCGAACAGACCGGCCGGGACACGCTGAGCTGGGATGGATACCTGCAGGCCCTGCGCGCCCGCCGCGCCTTCTTCATCGAAATGGGCGCCACCTCGACCGATCACGGCCACCCGACAGCCTTCACTGCCGACCTGCCCAAGCCCGAAGCCGAGGCCCTGTTCCGGCGCGTCTCGACCGCCCCTGCCAGCGCCGCCGACGCTGAACTATTCCGCGGCCAGATGCTGACCGAAATGGCCGCCATGTCGGTCGAGGATGGTCTGGTGATGCAGCTTCACCCCGGCAGCTTCCGCAACCACTCGGCCACCGTCTTCAATCGCTTCGGCCGTGACAAGGGCTGCGATATCCCGACCCAGACCGATTACGTCCGCGCGCTGAAGCCGCTGCTGGATCGTTTCGGCTCGGACAGGCGTCTGTCTCTGATCCTATTCACCCTGGACGAGACCACATATAGCCGCGAACTTGCGCCGCTCGCCGGCCACTATCCGGCGCTGAAGTTGGGGCCCAGCTGGTGGTTCCACGACAGTCCCGAGGGGATGCGTCGCTTCCGCGAACAGGTCACCGAAACGGCCGGCTTCTACAATACGGTCGGCTTCAACGACGACACCCGCGCCTTCCTGTCCATACCCGCCCGCCACGACGTGGCGCGGCGCATGGACTGCGGCTTCCTGGCCAAACTGGTCGTCGAGCACCGGATGGAGGAGGACGAGGCGCACGAACTGGCCCACGCCCTGACCTATGGCCTGGTCAAAGCGGCCTACAAGCTGTGAGCAGACTGAATCCAGCCGTTCTGAAGGGGCTGCCCGCCGACGTCGCCGTCCCCGGCTACGACCGCGCCCAGGTGAAGACGGGTGTCGTCCATCTGGGCATCGGCGCCTTCCACCGCGCCCACCAGGCAGTCGTGTTCGACGATGCGATCAGGTCGGGCGATCCGCGCTGGGGCGTGCTGGGGGCGTCGCTGCGATCGCCCGGCGTGCGCGATCAACTGAACCCGCAGGACGGGTTGTACACCCTGGTCGTGCGCGATGGGTCGGAGGAACATCTGCGCGTGATCGGAGCCTGTCGCGGCGTTCTGGTCGGGCCGGAAGACCCCGCCGCCCTGGTCGCCGCCATGGCCGACGCCGATGTCCATATCGTCACCCTGACTGTGACGGAAAAGGGCTATCGCCTCGATCCGACGACCGGCGACCTGCTTTTGAGCGACGCTGATGTCGCGGCCGATCTGGTTGATATCGCCGCGCCCCGTACCGCGCCTGGATTCATCGTCGCGGCGTTGCAGGCGCGACGGGCGGCGGGGCGGAAGCCCTTCACCGTCATCAGTTGCGACAACCTTCCCCACAACGGCAAGCGTATCCGTGCCGGGGTCATAGCCATGGCGCGCCGGATCGACCCGTCGCTGGCGGACTGGATCGAAGCCGAGGGCGCCTTCCCCCAGACGATGATCGATCGGATTGTCCCGGCGACCACCTCCGACGACATCGTTCGCCTGACCGCGCGTCTCGGAGCCGAGGACCGGGGCATGGTCAAGGCCGAACCCTTCACCCAGTGGGTGATCGAGGACTGGTTCGCCGGCGAGCGGCCGGACTTCGCCTCTCTCGGCGTGCAACTGACCGACGCGGTCGAGCCGTGGGAGGACGCCAAGCTGCGCCTTCTTAACGGCGCACACTCAGCCATCGCCTATCTGGGCGCCTTGTCGGGCTATGAACATGTCCACGAGGTTGTCGCGGCGCCGGCATTCCGCGCCTATGTCGAGGCCCTGTGGGACGAGGCCGAAACCACGCTGAACCCGCCGCCGGGTCTGGACATCCCCGCCTATGGCGAGGCGCTGATGGCCCGGTTCTCCAATGCGGCCCTGATGCATCGCACCCGCCAGATCGCCATGGACGGCTCGCAAAAGCTGCCTCAGCGCCTGCTGGCCGGCGCCGCCGAACGTCTGGCGGCCGGGCAGGGCATTCCGGCCATGGCCTTGGGCGTCGCCGCCTGGATGAAGTGGCAGTCGGGCGTGACCGAAACGGGCGAGAAGGTCGTCGTCGACGATCCTCTGGCGGCCAGGACCTCTGAACTGTTGGCTGGCGCCGACACTGATCAGTCGCGCGTTTCGGCCTTGCTGAGCCTGTCCGCCGTCTTCCCGCCCGCGCTGGCCGCTGACGACCGGTTCGCCGCAGCGGTCACGTCCGCCTATCTGTCGCTCAGCCAGAACGGCGCCGTCGAGGCCGCGCGTCTGGTCGCGGAGTAGTCCATGTCTCGCGTCCTGATCCTGAACCCCGCCGACGACGTCGCCATCGCCCTGGACGAAATCGCCAGCGGCGATACGCCCGATGGTCTGAACGCGCCGGCGCGCGCCGACATCGCCACCGGCCACAAGATCGCCCGTCATGCGGTGGAGGAGGGCGGTCTGGTCCGCCGCTACGGTCAGGTGATCGGGCGCGCGAAGGTCGCCATCGCGGCCGGCGATCATGTCCACATTCACAACCTGGCTATGGCCGAGGACGGACGTGAAGCTGAGGTCGGGGCCGACTTGCGTCCGCCGGCGCCGTTGTCTGGCGCGACGTTCAACGGCATCGTTCGCCCCGACGGCCGCGTCGGCACACGCAACTACATCGGCGTCCTGACCAGCGTGAACTGTTCTGCCACCGTGGCGCGCCGCATCGCCGACGCCTTCTTGGACTCCAGTCTGCCTGCGGGTGTCGATGGCGTGGTCGCATTCACTCACCAAGGCGGTTGCGGCGGCTCGTCGCTCAGCAGCGACGTGACGCTGCTGCAGCGGACTTTAGCGGGCTATGCAAAGCATCCGAACTTTCATACCATCCTGATCGTGGGCTTGGGCTGCGAGGCCAATCAGATTCCCGCCTGGCTAGCCAATGAAGGCCTTCAATCCGGCCCGCGGCTGCGCGCCCTGACGATCCAGGAGGCCGGCGGCACGGCTCGTGCGATTGAGGCCGGGA
This genomic interval carries:
- a CDS encoding TetR/AcrR family transcriptional regulator — protein: MADTTNKLGHKIGARGGRTRQAILDATQRLLNERHYGEIRVADLALAAGVSPSNFYTYFKTVEEPVLALCEVAATDFQGLAAHFQADWPGDKAFVIARAFILDVMSIWRSHGQVLRVEHMLADNGDAAFVESRVRRLRRLHLSIERRVAQAHASGLHPRDYNPRLASYQIASIAESTAASFDLLRRADTPEAILDTAAIIIVKLTTGR
- the uxaC gene encoding glucuronate isomerase gives rise to the protein MVHPLKLNPDRLFPADADTRAIARRLYGEIKGLPIISPHGHTDPSWFALNEPFANPAELLITPDHYVFRMLHSQGMAMEDLGVPRADGGPVETDPRKIWRRFAENYHLFRGTPSRMWHDWVYAEAFGIDVRLSAETADHYYHLIDAALKTDAFRPRALFDRYNIEVLTTTESPLDTLEHHRTIAASGWKGRVLTAYRPDPVLDPEYEGFRDNLKILAEQTGRDTLSWDGYLQALRARRAFFIEMGATSTDHGHPTAFTADLPKPEAEALFRRVSTAPASAADAELFRGQMLTEMAAMSVEDGLVMQLHPGSFRNHSATVFNRFGRDKGCDIPTQTDYVRALKPLLDRFGSDRRLSLILFTLDETTYSRELAPLAGHYPALKLGPSWWFHDSPEGMRRFREQVTETAGFYNTVGFNDDTRAFLSIPARHDVARRMDCGFLAKLVVEHRMEEDEAHELAHALTYGLVKAAYKL
- a CDS encoding mannitol dehydrogenase family protein; the encoded protein is MSRLNPAVLKGLPADVAVPGYDRAQVKTGVVHLGIGAFHRAHQAVVFDDAIRSGDPRWGVLGASLRSPGVRDQLNPQDGLYTLVVRDGSEEHLRVIGACRGVLVGPEDPAALVAAMADADVHIVTLTVTEKGYRLDPTTGDLLLSDADVAADLVDIAAPRTAPGFIVAALQARRAAGRKPFTVISCDNLPHNGKRIRAGVIAMARRIDPSLADWIEAEGAFPQTMIDRIVPATTSDDIVRLTARLGAEDRGMVKAEPFTQWVIEDWFAGERPDFASLGVQLTDAVEPWEDAKLRLLNGAHSAIAYLGALSGYEHVHEVVAAPAFRAYVEALWDEAETTLNPPPGLDIPAYGEALMARFSNAALMHRTRQIAMDGSQKLPQRLLAGAAERLAAGQGIPAMALGVAAWMKWQSGVTETGEKVVVDDPLAARTSELLAGADTDQSRVSALLSLSAVFPPALAADDRFAAAVTSAYLSLSQNGAVEAARLVAE